One stretch of Miscanthus floridulus cultivar M001 chromosome 18, ASM1932011v1, whole genome shotgun sequence DNA includes these proteins:
- the LOC136520478 gene encoding uncharacterized protein, with the protein MEMPTTLVIREEPAAPAAAGGPAGGGLIAALRELLELKDRRIQASAFFFAWGGSVVLHGTVLNRADNPEHVLAGYGLFAIGAALGFLTLSGSDRLGRAAARAEEVLKGFFQ; encoded by the coding sequence ATGGAGATGCCGACGACGCTTGTGATCCGCGAAGAACCCGCCGCCCCCGCCGCTGCTGGGGGGCCAGCAGGGGGAGGCCTCATCGCGGCCCTGCGGGAGCTGCTCGAGCTTAAGGACCGCCGCATCCAGGCTTCGGCCTTCTTCTTCGCCTGGGGAGGCTCCGTGGTGCTCCATGGGACCGTGCTCAACCGTGCGGATAATCCGGAGCATGTCCTGGCTGGATACGGCCTGTTCGCCATAGGCGCGGCCCTTGGGTTCCTCACGCTCAGCGGCTCTGACCGCCTCGGGCGCGCTGCGGCTCGCGCCGAGGAAGTGCTCAAGGGATTCTTCCAGTAG